A region from the Plasmodium chabaudi chabaudi strain AS genome assembly, chromosome: 2 genome encodes:
- a CDS encoding CIR protein has translation MFKNLCEAINGIDKLIKVEVKNEGIEIIRDTIFDGYCPTNKDAKIRRPGQDGYCIGYSETFISAFIQLLKNIESDDGKEKLESDKRVQYAILWLCYKINQQPNVNAGINDIYRNFTKYEYWTREYNSYIEEIKKLMDMEIDDILKFYGAFEILCKMYTEFDDETKICTKCSDNAEEFVKRFGILNGDSNHKEGSSYSQILSTLSNDYGNLKNNCTNFPPLPQLTPKKSSAQNPGHSSEAISSNSSIVNTLIPVSSIFAAIPIFLGIAYKYSLFGIDKLLQRQYLRKKLKKIKKKMEHYI, from the exons atgTTTAAGAACCtg TGTGAAGCAATTAATGGGATcgataaattaattaaagtGGAAGTGAAAAATGAAGGAATCGAAATTATTCGTGATACGATATTTGATGGGTATTGCCCTACCAACAAAGATGCGAAAATTAGGCGACCGGGGCAAGATGGGTATTGTATTGGTTATAGCGAAACATTTATCTCTGCTTTTATTCAattactaaaaaatattgagaGTGATGATGGTAAGGAGAAATTAGAGAGTGATAAACGTGTCCAATACGCTATTTTATGGTtatgttataaaattaatcaaCAGCCGAATGTAAATGCTGGAATAAATGACATTTATAgaaattttacaaaatatgaatattggACTCGAGAATATAATAGTTACatagaagaaataaaaaaattgatggATATGGAGATTGATGATATACTTAAATTTTATGGCGCATTTGAAATTTTATGCAAAATGTATACTGAATTTGATGATGAAACCAAAATTTGCACGAAGTGCTCGGATAATGCTGAAGAATTTGTTAAAAGATTTGGAATACTTAATGGCGATTCTAATCATAAAGAAGGCAGTTCATATAGTCAAATATTGTCTACATTATCAAATGATTATggtaatttaaaaaacaattgtACCAATTTTCCACCTCTTCCACAATTAACCCCAAAAAAAAGTTCTGCACAAAATCCTGGACATAGTTCTGAAGCAATTTCATCAAACTCGTCAATAGTAAACACATTAATTCCAGTTTCATCGATCTTTGCTGCAATACCAATTTTCTTGGGAATTGCTTATAAg tattcattatttggaATTGATAAACTACTCCAAAGGCaatatttaagaaaaaaactaaaaaaaataaagaagaaaatggagcattatatatga
- a CDS encoding fam-a protein — translation MNKRYITIALTLLSLAGYMQNVVFASETAYDGATGRANQISVFDEYEDFMICENLEEASVAMDHAKESSTLLLKLAKNMDGYSLDSSKNENRPIYSKKIGSIDIGRLQVTIPSASKYDDVINNIWDYNDKKKLDDTFIIGYLARVYTPFLVVMEQGNIYQTTRTIRKRFAVAAKIKVSNDTTVIVCPTRTINFFATIVKKTNLIDFFEMTRPIGTDISAEEALARLRSNIAGFIIKHRDDSVEVTYINAICEFRNFNNNKRDRDITYTNILNLAKSMGSNKKQYPPSKYLSTL, via the exons atgaataaaagatatattacGATTGCTTTGACACTTTTAAGTCTCGCAGGATATATGCAAAATGTAGTGTTTGCAAGCGAAACTGCTTATGATGGTGCTACCGGACGCGCAAACCAAATATCTGt ATTTGATGAATATGAGGACTTTATGATATGTGAAAACTTAGAAGAAGCTTCAGTAGCAATGGATCATGCAAAAGAATCATCAACACTTTTACTAAAGCTTGCTAAGAATATGGACGGTTACTCGCTCGATtcttcaaaaaatgaaaatagacCTATATATTCTAAGAAAATTGGAAGTATAGATATTGGAAGGCTTCAGGTTACCATCCCATCTGCCTCTAAG tACGATgatgtaataaataatatatgggattacaatgataaaaaaaaattggatgacacatttattattg gaTATCTTGCTCGTGTATACACCCCATTTTTAGTCGTAATGGAGCAAGGTAACATATATCAAACGACTAGAACCATCAGAAAAAGATTTGCTGTAGCCGcaaaaattaaa GTATCAAATGACACAACTGTAATTGTGTGCCCTACAAGaactataaattttttcgCTACTATCGTTAAAAAAACTAATTTGATAGATTTTTTCGAAATGACAAGACCAATCGGAACTGACATTAGTGCTGAGGAAGCATTAGCCAGATTGCGTTCTAACATAGCCggatttataattaaacaCCGCGACGATAGCGTTGAAGTTACTTATATAAATGCT ATTTGTGAGTTTAGAAATTTTAACAACAATAAAAGAGATAGAGatattacatatacaaatattctAAACTTAGCAAAAAGCATGGGatctaataaaaaacaatatccCCCAAGTAAATATCTTTCGACACTTTAA